TGCTGCGTCCCCGTTCTGCTCTGCGCCGCGGCGGCGGCCTGGCTGCTGCCAAGCACAACCACCCGTGCCCACGACGGACGCCGGTTCATCATCGAAGTCGTCGAGGGAAAGCTGCGGGCACAAGGGGTGAATTCCGGCGCCAGCGACGGCGCCCCCGCCATACGTGGGTATACCAACTCGATCCACGACCATTGGCTCAATGTCACGCCGCTGCCGGGGTCTGGACTTGGTCCGTTCGCGTCGTCATTCCTGCCAGATTTCGAGGCGCCGCTAGACGTCGCGTTCACTCTGCTCAAGGACCATCGGCTGGAGCTCGAATTGTCCAAGGCGCTGCAGTGGAAGGATCCGCCGCCGATGCCCACAGCCGGCACGATTCCGATGCTTACGACTCTTGACCCGGGAGTCGTCATTCAGGTGGAGTCGACCGGCGGCGTCACGACATCGTCCGAAATGGGATCGGTGCTGTTGAGCAACTCGGTGCCCTCAGGTGGGATCGAGGACATTGTTATGAACTACCAGGTGAATGGTCACCCTTCCGGGACGATTCATGTGCTCGAGTTTGTTATGTCCGCGACCCCAAACGACCCCGCGGCCTTGGACGTGATCGCCGACAGCGATCCGATCTACGTGATCCTCTCTCCAGACGGCCCAGACAAGCTGACCCGCCAGCACCACGCGTCGCTCTACCTGGAAGAGTACCTCGCACTCCACCCGATCCGGGCGCCAGAGCCGTCTTCGGCCGTCCTGCTGACCCTGCCCCTCTGGCTCGCCAGCCGTCGCCGCTCGCCTAGGGCAAATCCTACCCGCTAAGGCACGAGAGGACTGGCCTGGGCGGATTCGGAAAGGTGCAGGACCGAGCAATCACCCTGGCGTTCATTGTGTACTAAGAAACGCCCTTTCGGGTACAACGGACGGACGCCTCCCACCGTACCGGCCGACGGCGAGATGATGCTCGCCTGCGCCAGTCTTGCGCCCCCTTTCAGCCCGCCTGAGGATCCATATGACACGTCAATTCAATCTCGCAGCGGTATTCTTGCTATTGGTGCTCATTCTAACCGCCCTAGCCTGCGGGCGTGTGACGGCCAGCGACGCGAAGCCCGAACCCGCGCCGGCCAGCAAGTCGATGTGGGACTTCCAGCCAGAGCTGACGGTGGGCGACGCCGCTCCCTCACTCGCCATCGAGCACTGGGTGCACGATGGCGGAGGGCGGTACCCCCACACGACCGAATTCGAGCCCGGCAAAGTCTATGTCGTCGAGTTCTGGGCAACCTGGTGCGGGCCCTGCATCGCCGCCATGCCGCACGTGGTCGAACTGCAGAAGGCGACCGCCGACCAGGGAGTTCAGATCATTTCGGTTAGCAATGAACCTCTTGAGCTCGTGGCGGCAATGATGGAGAAGCCGGTCCCCAGCGGCGAGGGCAAGACGTACAACGAGCTCACCTCCTCGTACTGCCTGACAACCGACCCGGATAGCTCGGTATGGGACGCCTACATGAAGCCGTCGGGAAGCTCGGGGATTCCCAACGCTTTCGTCGTTGGCAATGACGGCAAGATCGAGTGGGTGGGGCACCCGATGGCTCTCGATGATCCGCTCCAGCAGGTGCTCGCGGACAGTTGGGACCGCGACGCATTCGCGGACGAGTTTCTAACGCAGAAGCGGCTGCAGGCGGCCGCCACAAGCATCAGGAGCGTCGCACTGCAGGGAGACCTTGAGCGCGCGAGGTCGATGCTCAAGGAGCTAGTCGAGACGGCGCCCACGGCCGCCCTGGGCGAGCAGGCGTCGCAGCTGGACGCGATGCTGCGGTCGATCGAGTTCCAGAACGCGCTGCGGGGTGAGCCACAGAAGGCGATCGCGATGCTCACCAACTTGATCGAGGACGCCGACGACAAGGCGTCGAAGACAATGGAGCTATCGGTTGCGGTGCTGCACGCGGCCACGCCCGCCGGTCAGGTAGATCCGACCGTAGTGGAGTCGATGCTGGGGCACATCGGCACGGCGCTAGACGGGCAGCCGGGCCGGTACCAGCTTGGCTTAATGCTGATAACGTCGGAGCTACGCCAGCTTACCGGCGACCTGGACGGGGCGATCGCGGCCGTCAAGCAGGCGATCGACGCCGTCGGCCCCGATAGCCCACAGGCGTCGCGCCTCGAGGGGCAACTCAAAAAACTCCAGCAAAAGCAGTCCGCGGAGGGAGAGGGCTAGCACCGCCGGCGCCGCGGCGGGCGCCGGCTAGGGGAGGGGCAAACTCTTCGTATAATGAGGCCCCCTCCCACGAGGCCTGAGACTCCCCCCGCATGAGCAAGTCCCCATTCTCCCGCGTCCCAGGGCGTGCGACGGCTCCCGCTGCGCACATGACCTGGGCGTCCCGCACGGTTGCGGGCACCGTGGTCCGCACCCGCTTGTTCCTGAGCCGCCAGCTCTGGGTATGGCCGATCCTGGCCGTCGTGCTGCTGGCCGGGATTGGCTGGAGCGTGCACGGGTCCATCGAGCGGACGATGGAGGCCAACCTCCGGTCCGAGCTGAAGACCCTGCTCGACGTCGAGGTCGCGATGCTGCGCACCTGGCTGAGCTCGCAGGAGACCAACGCCAAGAGCACCGCCAGCGACGCCGAGGTGCGCCAGCTGGTGTCTCAGATCGCGGCGGCCAGCCTCGCCGCGGCCCCCACCGAGCCGGACATCGCCGAACTAACCGCCCAGCTCACGCGGCAGCTGCAGCCGGTGCTCAACGCCCACGACTACGAGGCCTACTTCATCGCGACGCGGAGCAAGGTGCTGGCGTCGGGGCGCAAGGAGGTCGTTGGCATGGCGGTGCCCACCGCCTTTCATGAGACGTTCGACCGAGTCTTCGACGGCGAGACCACCGTCACGCCCCCCTACCCGAGCATCCTCCCCCAACGCGACCTGACAGGGCGCGAGCTGCTGGGGGTGCCGGTGATGCTGATCCTTGCGCCGGTGGTGGACGACAATCTGCAGACGGTCGCCGTGCTGGGCCTGCAGCTCCGCCCGGAGAAGGGTTTCACACGCATCCTCCAGTTCGGCCGCCTTGGCAACTCGGGCGAGACCTACGCCTTCAACGAGGAAGGCCTGATGCTGTCCAACAGCCGCTTCGGAGAGGAGCTCGTGCTGCTGGGGCTGCTCCCCGACCTCCCCGAGTCGGAGTCGATCCTGCAGCTGCTGGTGCGAGACCCCGGCGGCGACATGACGCGCGGCTACCGCCCCACGGTACGTCGCACGGAGCTGCCGCCTACGCACATGGTGCAAGAGGCCATTGCCGGGCGCCCCGCAACCAACGTTGCGGGGTACAGCGACTACCGCGGGGTAAAGGTCGTCGGCGCGTGGGAGTGGCTGGACCAGTACCACTTTGGCGTCGCCACCGAGGTCGACTACGCCGAGGCGTTCCGCCCCCTGGCGATACTCAAGCGGACCTTCTGGGGGCTCCTACTGCTCCTGGCAGCAAGTTCAATCGCCATCTTCGTGTTCACGCTGCTGGTCGCCCGCGCCCAGCGTCGGGCTCGCGAGGCGGCGATTGAGGCCCGCGAGTTGGGGCAGTACAAACTTGAGGAGAAGTTGGGCGAGGGCGCGATGGGCGTCGTCTACCGGGGCCGGCACGCGATGCTCCGTCGCCCGACCGCCATCAAGCTCATCGACGCCGACAAGGTCACCGAAACATCTGTCGAGCGTTTCGAGCGCGAGGTCCAGATCACCGGCAACCTGAACCACCCCAACACGGTCGCTATCTACGACTACGGACGCACGCCCGAGGGCGTGTTCTACTACGCCATGGAGTACCTGGACGGCATCAACCTCCAGGCGCTAATCGACAAGTACGGCCCCCAGCCGGCCGGCAGGGTGGTGTACATACTCCGCCAGGTCTGCGGGTCGCTGTTCGAGGCGCACTCGGCCGGCCTGGTGCACCGCGACATCAAGCCCGCCAATATCATGCTCAACCGCCGCGGCGGCGAAGGCGACGTCGTCAAGGTGCTCGACTTCGGGCTCGTCAAGGACCGTGAGAACCGGTACGCCCGCGACAACGGCGGGATGGCCGGCACGCCGCTGTACATGTCGCCCGAGGCGATCCAGACGCCCGACGCCGTCAACGCCTGCAGTGACCTCTACGCGGTAGGGGCCGTCGGGTACTTCCTGCTCACCGGGCGGCCCGTGTTCGAGTCCGAGGACCTCGTAACCCTGTGCCGGATGCACGCGGTCGAACAGCCGGCGGACCCGTCGGTGCGTCTGGGCAAGCCGTTCGCGGCCGACGTCGTGCACGCGATTCTGTCGTGCCTGGAAAAAGACCGCGCCCGCCGTCCACAAACCGCTCGCGACCTGGCCAACATGCTGGACCGCTGCGAGTGCTCCCAGGACTGGTCCGTCGATCGGGCAGACATGTGGTGGAGCCGGCACGAGCGGGGGATGCCCCAAGAATCTGGCGCCGCCGCCCCTCCGGCTCACGTCAACGGTTCCAACCATTCGGACATGCAGCAGACGATCGACCTTTCGTGACGCAGGACGGGCAGTCCGCTGCGATGTGAACGCCTCCGGCGGCTGCCCGCACTAGACAGATTCGATCGAACGGCCCTGAAACGCTAAACGCCCGGCCGCCGATAGTTCGGCGCCGGGCGTCCGTTTGTTAGCGAGATCGGCCTGGAAAGAAGCCGTGGGAGCTCCCCCGGTAGGACTCGAACCTACGACAAAGCGGTTAACAGCCGCTTGCTCTACCAACTGAGCTACAGGGGATCGCTGGCGGGGCGGTTAACCCCTGACCAAAAAACTAATACTACCTAGGCCCCGAATCTCCATCAAGAGGTGTTACCCGTCGGATGGTTCGCGGTTTTTTTCCATAGTGATGCAGTTCCCGGCCTCGTTGTGCTCCACCCGGGTCATGTAGGCGTTGATCAGCATCATGCCCCGTCCGCCGTGGCAGGACAGGCCCTCGGCGGTTGTGCAGTCGGCCACCTCTCCGGGCTGGAACCCGTCACCCTCGTCCCGGATACGGATCCAGAACGACTCCTCGCTGAGCTTGCACTCAACCTCGACCGACTTCTCCTCATTTAGCTTATTGCCGTGCCGGATCGCGTTGGAGAGCGACTCCTCTAGCGCCATCTGGACGCCAAAGTAGTCTCGCCCGTCCCACCCGCGTTTCTTGAGCTCAGCGAGGATCTCGTCCATCAACGGGAGGTGGGCGCCCCGCTGGCTGGCGAGTGTCACGTCGGTAGTCCAAGCCCATTCTTGACCCACAGGGATCGACCTCAAGCAAGCTGCGGCGGTTCGCGTGATCAGCGGTGGTGCTTGGCGTCTTGCCGGGGACGAGGCGTCGGATCGTGACTTCCTCGCTCTTATTATAGCACCCGACGGGGGCCGGCGGCTGGTCGGGGAGGCGTTTGCCCGCGGTTATAGCACCGCCAGGGCGTCCGCCTCGTCGTCCTTGATCTTGAACAGCTTGGTCAGCTTGGTGATCGCGAACACCTCGTAGATCTCGGGGCGGATGTTCGTGAGGATCAGCTCCGCCCGGTGGTTCTTCACCTTCTTCTCGAAGCTGATCAGCTTGCCGAGGGCCGCACTGGACAGGAACTCGACATTCGAGAAATTCAGCACAATCTTCTTGCGTTCTTCTCGCTCGACCAGGTCGAAGAGCTCTTGCCCCAGTTCCTGGATCTCTTCCTCATCAATGATCTTCGAATCGGCGAATGTCACCACCGTGACCGAACCGGACTCGCTGAGCTTAACGCGGCGAAATGTGCTCATCTCGAACTGCAACCTTCAACCGAACTTGACGTAAACCGACTGGCGCAAAACCTTTGGGTCGATCATACCGGAGGCGACCCCGGTGTCAAGCGAATCCGGCGGCGGTGTGGTCCCGCCTCCCGACCGGCTAGTCGGGTTTCTTCATCGCGAGGCTGTGCAGGATCAGCACCGATCCCACAGAGATCAGGCACCAGCCGAGCCATTCGGGCGGCTTCACGGTCTTGCGGGCGCCGGTGATCCCCGCGGCGGTGCTCGAGATCGCAAGGGTCGGGGGCGCGCCGCCCTGCGCGACCGCGGCCGGCTTGGCCAGCATCTGGGTCACCTCGGGGGTGAGCACAAACGACGACACCATCCGCAGCTGCATGCCGATGAGCACCAGCAGGATGCCGGCAAAGAAGTACTGGTTACGATTCAGTTCCATGGCGCCGACCGCCCTTGCTCGGTTCCAAAGCGTTTGAACAGGACAACCGCGCCTACCGGGCGCGGTCGGAGCGGCGGCGGGCCTGCCCCGCGTCGCTCTACACCATAGGCATCGACGAGCGGACGTCCTTGCAACAAACTGCGCGCGAGGATAGGGCATCGCCCGGACGTAGCGTGCGTGCGGCGCATCCGGGTTTTGCGGGCGGCTCCTACGCGCGGCGTCAGCTACTCTGAACTGCGGCCCGGCAGCAGCTGGTTAACGCTATCGCCCACCGCGTCCTTCTTCAGCTCATCATCGCCGGACTTGATCACAGCCGCCGCCAGCTCGGGGCGCTTGGCCCAATCGCCCGCCCCGAAATCCCGCACGTCGACATAGGTGTCCTCAAGCGTGTGCGAGACCTTGGGGACCACCCGCCACCCCGACTCCGCCCGCAGGACGTGGTACGATCCGGCCAGGTGGTACAGGCCGAAACCGGCGACGACGCCCAACAGGAACGCGTAGATCTTGCCCATGGTTGCCTCTTCCCAATCGGGTTGTAGCGGATATCGGGCTAGGTCGGGCGGGCGGCCGCCACTATCCTAAGCGCCTCCGGCAGGCCTAACCGCCCCCGGCGGGCGGATCCGGACCGCCCCTGAGTCATTCCCTCTAGTCTAGCCCGATATTGCCAAGATGATTCCCCCCAGAGCCATGATTCGCGTCTGCCGCCGGGCGGGCTCGCGTTGGAAAGTCGCGGACTCAACGGGGGCCGACCTGACCGGCGTGCAGCTGCTCACACGCGCCCTCGTGCTGCGGCGGATGCTCCGGAGGGAGCTGCTCGGCGACGACGAGCGCTACGTCGGGGTGCTGCTGCCGCCATCGCTGGGGGGCGCGGTGGTCAACGCGTCGCTGGCTCTGGACCGGCGCGTCACCGCTAACCTCAACTACTCCGCGTCGTCGACGGTGCTGAACAAGTGCATCGCCAAGGCCGGCATCCGGCACGTGCTCACGAGCGAAAAGCTCTTGAGCAAAGTGGACCTGCAGCTCGACTCGAATGTCGTCTGCCTGGAAGACCTGGCGCCCAAGGTCTCGACCACCGACAAGCTGCTCGGCGCTGCGGCCGCCTACGCCATGCCGGCGGGCCTGCTCGACAAGATGCTCGGGCTGGACCGCGCCAACGAAGACGATGAACTTACGGTGCTGTTCACTTCCGGCTCGACCGGCGACCCCAAGGGCGTGGTGCTCACCCACCGCAACGTGGCGACCAACGTCTACGGCATGGAGAAGGCGATCCAGTTGAGCGAGAAGGACATCCTGCTCGGGATCCTCCCCTTCTTCCACGCGTTCGGGTACACCGTGACGCTCTGGGGCCCGCTGATGCTGGGCGTCCGCGCGGCCTACCACACCAACCCACTCGAGCCGAGGCAGGTGGGCAAGCTCGCCGGCGCGCGTGGCGCGACCATCCTGCTCAGCACGCCCACGTTCCTACGCTCGTACATGAAGCGTTGCTCGACGGACGACTTCAAGTCGCTCGAGATCGTCGTTGTCGGCGCCGAGAAGCTCCCGCAGGACCTGTCCGACCGGTTCGAGGCCAAGTTCGGGGTCCGACCGATCGAGGGCTACGGAGCAACCGAGCTCTCGCCCCTCGTGTCCGTCAACATCCCACCCACGCGCAAACGCAGCGACGAGGTCGGGCTCGTCGAGGGGAGCGTCGGCAAGCCACTCCCGGAGGTGAAGGCCAAGATCGTTAACCCCGAGACGATGGAGCCGCTTGGGACCGGCGAGGACGGGATGCTGCTCGTCACCGGGCCCAACCTGATGAAGGGCTACTTCAACGACGACGCCAAAACGGCCGAGGTGGTCCACGACGGCTGGTACGTCACCGGCGACATCGCGCGACTCGACGAGCAGGGGTTCATCCACATCACGGGTCGCCAGAGCCGATTCTCAAAGATCGCCGGCGAGATGGCGCCCCACGTCACTATTGAGGACGCGATCCAGTCGTTCGTCGCCGGCGAAGACGACGAATCGGTGCGGGCGGTGGTGTCGGCGGTCCCGGACGCCAAGAAGGGCGAACGGCTGGTGGTTCTGCACCTGCCAATGGACAAGACGCCCGACGACGTCCGCGCCCACCTCGCCAAGCAGGGGCTGCCCAACCTGTGGATCCCCAGCGCCGACAGCTTCGTGCAGGTCGACGAGCTGCCGTTGCTTGGATCCGGGAAGCTGGACCTGAAGCGGCTCGCACAGCTTGCGCTGGAGCTGAGCCCCCCGCGAGATTAACGCCCCGCCACTTCTTCCGGCTGCTGCAGCCTGGCCAGGCGGATCGGCCCCGCGGCGGGGTCCACCGACGCGTGCCGCGCGGCCGTCTCGCGGCACAGCACGGCAAGTTCTTCGCGGGTCTTGTCGTCGACCTTGTCGAGCCGCTGCGCCAGGTTGAGCAGTCCGTCGGGGCGCTGCTCGGCGGTGCGGGAGAACGTCGACACGAACTTCATCGTCTCGGTGAAGTTGTGGTCCGCCGATTTGACCAGCAGCGGCTTGAGCGTCTTTGCGATCAACTCGGTGCCGACATGCTCGAACCGGACAAATGAGTCTAGCCGCGCTGTCACGTAGTCGCGGCCGTCGGACTCGCGCCGCGACGCGGAGCGCAGCACCAGGACGCAGTGGGCGTCGATCGGTTCGGGCATCGGTCCGGCTTGGTACTGGCCGTCGGCGAACACCACGACCGTGTTGCGTGAATCGGGCTGGTAGTCGGCGTGCATCACACGCAGCGCGCCCTCCGCGCCCGCGCCGTCTTCGGCGTGGAACCGGTCTTCGGCGTGCCGCGTGAGCGACAGCTTGCTGACGCCCATCAGGTTCCAGACGTTGACCACCACCTCGGGGTGCTGCGAGAGGAAGTTGAACACCTGCGGGTCGCAGTCGAACGCGTGCGTCGGCGACCGGCGAAACAGGCTCGCCTTGCGCACCACGTACTGCGTTAGCCGCTGATCCTGGCGGGACAGCTTCGCCCACGGGATCTCACCACGCGCCTGCTCCATGACGTCGCGGCTCGAAGAGCCGTCCGCCACTTGGTTTGCAGCCGTGGCCCCGCTCGCGGCAAGGCCGAACGCCACGACGAAAGCGGCCGGCAGACCGACCCTGATAGCGCGGACCAGCCGCGGCGCGCAATGCGTCTCACTCAACGCCATGAATTCCCCCCCGGATGGCGCCCTGCACAGGCTAGCGGTAAAGCCGAAGAAAGCGAATAAGCTGACCTTGCCGCATCAGGTACTGGTTTCGGCGCCCGGCCGGCTGACGCGTGAGGCATTCTCCGATCTGTGATCACGGCGCGTGGTAGCACCGCACGACTCGCATCGGCTTGCTATTGCTCCCGCGGCGGCTGGCCAGCAGAATGCAGCCCCCTTATGCCGTTCCTCTG
This genomic interval from Posidoniimonas corsicana contains the following:
- a CDS encoding TlpA disulfide reductase family protein; this encodes MTRQFNLAAVFLLLVLILTALACGRVTASDAKPEPAPASKSMWDFQPELTVGDAAPSLAIEHWVHDGGGRYPHTTEFEPGKVYVVEFWATWCGPCIAAMPHVVELQKATADQGVQIISVSNEPLELVAAMMEKPVPSGEGKTYNELTSSYCLTTDPDSSVWDAYMKPSGSSGIPNAFVVGNDGKIEWVGHPMALDDPLQQVLADSWDRDAFADEFLTQKRLQAAATSIRSVALQGDLERARSMLKELVETAPTAALGEQASQLDAMLRSIEFQNALRGEPQKAIAMLTNLIEDADDKASKTMELSVAVLHAATPAGQVDPTVVESMLGHIGTALDGQPGRYQLGLMLITSELRQLTGDLDGAIAAVKQAIDAVGPDSPQASRLEGQLKKLQQKQSAEGEG
- a CDS encoding serine/threonine protein kinase: MSKSPFSRVPGRATAPAAHMTWASRTVAGTVVRTRLFLSRQLWVWPILAVVLLAGIGWSVHGSIERTMEANLRSELKTLLDVEVAMLRTWLSSQETNAKSTASDAEVRQLVSQIAAASLAAAPTEPDIAELTAQLTRQLQPVLNAHDYEAYFIATRSKVLASGRKEVVGMAVPTAFHETFDRVFDGETTVTPPYPSILPQRDLTGRELLGVPVMLILAPVVDDNLQTVAVLGLQLRPEKGFTRILQFGRLGNSGETYAFNEEGLMLSNSRFGEELVLLGLLPDLPESESILQLLVRDPGGDMTRGYRPTVRRTELPPTHMVQEAIAGRPATNVAGYSDYRGVKVVGAWEWLDQYHFGVATEVDYAEAFRPLAILKRTFWGLLLLLAASSIAIFVFTLLVARAQRRAREAAIEARELGQYKLEEKLGEGAMGVVYRGRHAMLRRPTAIKLIDADKVTETSVERFEREVQITGNLNHPNTVAIYDYGRTPEGVFYYAMEYLDGINLQALIDKYGPQPAGRVVYILRQVCGSLFEAHSAGLVHRDIKPANIMLNRRGGEGDVVKVLDFGLVKDRENRYARDNGGMAGTPLYMSPEAIQTPDAVNACSDLYAVGAVGYFLLTGRPVFESEDLVTLCRMHAVEQPADPSVRLGKPFAADVVHAILSCLEKDRARRPQTARDLANMLDRCECSQDWSVDRADMWWSRHERGMPQESGAAAPPAHVNGSNHSDMQQTIDLS
- a CDS encoding ATP-binding protein, whose product is MGQEWAWTTDVTLASQRGAHLPLMDEILAELKKRGWDGRDYFGVQMALEESLSNAIRHGNKLNEEKSVEVECKLSEESFWIRIRDEGDGFQPGEVADCTTAEGLSCHGGRGMMLINAYMTRVEHNEAGNCITMEKNREPSDG
- a CDS encoding STAS domain-containing protein, translated to MSTFRRVKLSESGSVTVVTFADSKIIDEEEIQELGQELFDLVEREERKKIVLNFSNVEFLSSAALGKLISFEKKVKNHRAELILTNIRPEIYEVFAITKLTKLFKIKDDEADALAVL
- a CDS encoding AMP-binding protein, with protein sequence MIRVCRRAGSRWKVADSTGADLTGVQLLTRALVLRRMLRRELLGDDERYVGVLLPPSLGGAVVNASLALDRRVTANLNYSASSTVLNKCIAKAGIRHVLTSEKLLSKVDLQLDSNVVCLEDLAPKVSTTDKLLGAAAAYAMPAGLLDKMLGLDRANEDDELTVLFTSGSTGDPKGVVLTHRNVATNVYGMEKAIQLSEKDILLGILPFFHAFGYTVTLWGPLMLGVRAAYHTNPLEPRQVGKLAGARGATILLSTPTFLRSYMKRCSTDDFKSLEIVVVGAEKLPQDLSDRFEAKFGVRPIEGYGATELSPLVSVNIPPTRKRSDEVGLVEGSVGKPLPEVKAKIVNPETMEPLGTGEDGMLLVTGPNLMKGYFNDDAKTAEVVHDGWYVTGDIARLDEQGFIHITGRQSRFSKIAGEMAPHVTIEDAIQSFVAGEDDESVRAVVSAVPDAKKGERLVVLHLPMDKTPDDVRAHLAKQGLPNLWIPSADSFVQVDELPLLGSGKLDLKRLAQLALELSPPRD